From the genome of Zalophus californianus isolate mZalCal1 chromosome 6, mZalCal1.pri.v2, whole genome shotgun sequence, one region includes:
- the LOC113909098 gene encoding 60S ribosomal protein L10a-like isoform X2 yields MSSKVSWDTLYKAVWEVLHGNQKLNKNKKLVKKPAKKYDAFLASESLIKQIPQILGPGLNKAGKFPSLLTHNENMVAKVDEVKSTNKFQMKKVLCLAVAVGHVRMTDDELVYNIHLAVNFLVSLLKKNWQNIWALYIKSTMGKPQRLY; encoded by the coding sequence ATGAGCAGCAAAGTCTCCTGGGACACCCTGTACAAGGCGGTGTGGGAAGTCCTGCACGGAAACCAGAAACTcaacaagaataagaaattagTCAAGAAGCCGGCCAAGAAGTATGATGCCTTTTTGGCTTCAGAATCTCTGATCAAGCAGATCCCACAAATCCTGGGCCCAGGCCTAAATAAGGCTGGCAAGTTCCCTTCCTTGCTGACCCACAATGAGAACATGGTGGCCAAAGTGGATGAAGTGAAGTCCACCAACAAATTCCAGATGAAGAAGGTGCTGTGTCTGGCAGTGGCTGTTGGCCATGTGAGGATGACAGATGACGAGCTCGTGTACAACATCCACTTAGCGGTCAATTTCCTGGTGTCCTTGCTCAAGAAGAACTGGCAGAACATCTGGGCTTTATACATCAAGAGCACCATGGGCAAGCCCCAGCGCCTGTACTAA
- the LOC113909098 gene encoding 60S ribosomal protein L10a-like isoform X1: MREERKVTAARRTMSSKVSWDTLYKAVWEVLHGNQKLNKNKKLVKKPAKKYDAFLASESLIKQIPQILGPGLNKAGKFPSLLTHNENMVAKVDEVKSTNKFQMKKVLCLAVAVGHVRMTDDELVYNIHLAVNFLVSLLKKNWQNIWALYIKSTMGKPQRLY; the protein is encoded by the exons ATGCGGGAGGAGCGCAAGG TTACCGCGGCGAGAAGAACCATGAGCAGCAAAGTCTCCTGGGACACCCTGTACAAGGCGGTGTGGGAAGTCCTGCACGGAAACCAGAAACTcaacaagaataagaaattagTCAAGAAGCCGGCCAAGAAGTATGATGCCTTTTTGGCTTCAGAATCTCTGATCAAGCAGATCCCACAAATCCTGGGCCCAGGCCTAAATAAGGCTGGCAAGTTCCCTTCCTTGCTGACCCACAATGAGAACATGGTGGCCAAAGTGGATGAAGTGAAGTCCACCAACAAATTCCAGATGAAGAAGGTGCTGTGTCTGGCAGTGGCTGTTGGCCATGTGAGGATGACAGATGACGAGCTCGTGTACAACATCCACTTAGCGGTCAATTTCCTGGTGTCCTTGCTCAAGAAGAACTGGCAGAACATCTGGGCTTTATACATCAAGAGCACCATGGGCAAGCCCCAGCGCCTGTACTAA